The genomic window CTCCAACAGTTCATCGTTAACTATGTTGTTCGTCCAAAACTTCGTCAAAAAGTACGTGAAGAATTTGCCAAAAATCCACCAAAAGCAAGTTCAGCATCAACTACAGGCGGGCGAAAAGATATCACTCCTAACCAAGCAACTGCAATTACGACTACTAAGAAACATAAAAAACGCAATGCTGGTAAACAACATTCTAGAAAATAAAGTAACGGCTTGGCTGAAAGGCTAGGCTTTTTATGCATCACAAAAGCCCGATGTCTCCATCAGGCTTCTTTTTATCCATGAACACGTTTCATGTAGTCTTGGTAACTTTCTGTATCCATCAATTCCTTGGCATTCTTAACACGGTCTGCTGTTGGTGGTTTTACCCCTTCAAGTGAGTATGGAATTCCAAGTTCACGCCACTTGAATTCTCCCATCGTATGATAAGGTAGGATTTCAAACTTATCAACGTTTTTGAGGGTTTTGACGAACTTCCCAAGTTCAATCAAGTCCTCATCTCTATCTGTCAAGCCTGGAACCAGAACATGGCGAATCCACACAGGCTTCCCAATATCTGATAGATATTTTGCACAAGCCAAGATGTTTTTATTGGTTTGGCTGGTAACAATCCTGTGTTGTTCATCGTTGATCTCCTTGATATCCAAGAGAACCAAGTCAGTGACAGCCATGAGCTTGTCAAATTTTTCAAGGTAACGTGGTTTATTACGGAAAGGGAGGGCACAGGTATCCAAGGTACAGTGGATTCCTTTTTCCTTGGCCTTGGTAAAAAGGGCAATCAAGAAATCAATCTGTAAGAGGGCTTCTCCTCCACTGACAGTGATTCCTCCTTTGTCTCCCCAGAATCCACGGTAGCGAAGGGCTTCTGACAAAACATCGTCTACTGTCCGTTCGCGTGATTTAT from Streptococcus oralis includes these protein-coding regions:
- the pflA gene encoding pyruvate formate-lyase-activating protein; translation: MSEETIDYGQVTGMVHSTESFGAVDGPGIRFIVFLQGCHMRCQYCHNPDTWAMETNKSRERTVDDVLSEALRYRGFWGDKGGITVSGGEALLQIDFLIALFTKAKEKGIHCTLDTCALPFRNKPRYLEKFDKLMAVTDLVLLDIKEINDEQHRIVTSQTNKNILACAKYLSDIGKPVWIRHVLVPGLTDRDEDLIELGKFVKTLKNVDKFEILPYHTMGEFKWRELGIPYSLEGVKPPTADRVKNAKELMDTESYQDYMKRVHG